One region of Purpureocillium takamizusanense chromosome 4, complete sequence genomic DNA includes:
- a CDS encoding 4-hydroxy-2-oxoglutarate aldolase (COG:H~EggNog:ENOG503P1E7): MSFSMSPPPFGVYAPVVCFFTDDEDIDFPSITHHVQRLLASGVRGLVVHGSNGEATHLSQEERLEVIRHVRTLVKASSSSDAVIISGCSANSVRETRKLVQDAQTSGADFALVLPPSYWIAAMTKPVIKDFYLQVAASSSLPVLIYNFPGVTGGIDLDSDMIIDLARERPAIVGVKLTCGNLGKLQRISATLPSSQFAAFAGKADFMLPGLVAGSNGVISALANVVPRAHVELARLYKAGELQEAITLQNGLSLADWELSKSGISGVKTACQCGFGYGTGNARKPLPTVISEAFSLSHQSALEGIIAVEKQLACRMKAAD, encoded by the exons ATGTCGTTCTCAATGTCCCCTCCTCCATTTGGTGTCTATGCCCCCGTGGTGTGTTTCTTcacagacgacgaggacatcgACTTTCCAAGCATCACGCATCACGTACAGAGGCTTCTGGCGTCCGGCGTCcggggcctcgtcgtccacgggAGCAACGGCGAGGCAACGCATCTTTCGCAGGAGGAGAGGCTCGAGGTAATTCGACACGTTCGGACCCTGGTCAAGGCGTCTTCGTCAAGCGACGCCGTCATAATAAGCGGGTGCAGTGCGAATAGTGTCCGAGAGACGAGGAAGCTCGTCCAGGACGCGCAAACATCCGGGGCAGACTTCGCCCTGGTGCTTCCGCCGAGCTACTGGATCGCGGCCATGACCAAGCCCGTCATCAAGGACTTTTACCTGCAG gtggcggcatcctcgtcgcttCCCGTGCTCATCTACAACTTCCCCGGTGTcaccggcggcatcgacctcgaCTCTGACATGATCATCGACCTGGCCAGGGAGCGGCCGGCGATTGTCGGCGTCAAGCTCACGTGCGGTAACCTCGGAAAGCTGCAACGCATctcggcgacgctgccgagctCTCAGTTCGCCGCATTCGCCGGCAAGGCCGACTTCATGCTCCCAGGCCTGGTCGCGGGATCCAACGGCGTCATCTCGGCGCTGGCCAATGTCGTGCCCCGGGCACACGTGGAGCTCGCGAGGCTCTACAAAGCTGGGGAGCTGCAGGAAGCCATCACGCTCCAGAACGGACTCTCCTTGGCGGACTGGGAGTTGTCAAAGTCTGGGATATCGGGGGTGAAGACGGCCTGTCAATGTGGATTCGGCTACGGAACGGGCAACGCCCGCAAGCCGCTGCCCACGGTCATTTCTGAAGCGTTCTCCCTCAGTCACCAAAGCGCCCTAGAAGGGATCATTGCGGTAGAGAAGCAGCTGGCCTGTAGAATGAAGGCGGCAGAttga
- a CDS encoding 5-oxoprolinase (ATP-hydrolyzing) (EggNog:ENOG503P1C4~COG:E): MGVFANRFMGIAEQMGRALQKTSVSTNIKERLDFSCAIFSADGGLVANAPHVPAMLGSMAFSVRWQIEHWRGNIRRGDVFLSNAPAAGGAHLPDLTVISPVFDEAGEQVLFWTASRGHHADVGGIVPGSMPAMSKEIWEEGAIIESMKIVEDGVFQEELLYEAMVVAPSRYPGCEGARSFQDNVTGIKAQAAANQKGNSLIASLIKEYTLDTVMKSKQPPRMPSGTFSRRLRAKKDGAYLKRRDFMDDGSRIRLQIRINPETGSADFDFTGTSPQAYRASLRCNWNAPQAVCNAGIIYTLRCLVDAEIPLNQGCILPVNAIIPEGSLLKPSKDAAVAAGNGLTNQRLVDVILKAFEVCAASNGCMANFTFGLAQKDGVAGGGFGYYETIAGGSGAGPWWVGEDGIHCHMTNTRITDAEVLERRYPVLLREFSLRVGSGGEGRFRGGMGVNREIEFLIDMHAGILSERRVFQPYGMVGGLPGARGENLWLRRNGQLINVGGKAACYVKAGDRMRISTPGGGGYGTPVHSAGGD; the protein is encoded by the exons ATGGGCGTCTTTGCCAACCGGTTCATGGGCATAGCCGAGCAAATGGGCCGCGCGCTCCAGAAAACGTCGGTGAGCACCAACATCAAAGAGCGTCTGGACTTTAGCTGTGCCATCTTCTCCGCCGACGGAGGGCTGGTGGCGAACGCACCCCATGTCCCTGCCATGCTGGGCAGCATGGCCTTTTCGGTGCGGTGGCAGATCGAGCACTGGAGGGGTAACATACGCAGGGGAGATGTGTTTCTGAGCAATGCCCCGGCCGCTGGTGGCGCGCATCTTCCCGACCTGACAGTCATCAGCCCCGTGTTCGACGAAGCCGGGGAGCAAGTGCTCTTTTGGACGGCGTCACGGGGTCACCATGCGgacgtgggcggcatcgtgCCGGGGTCCATGCCGGCAATGTCCAAGGAGATTTGGGAAGAAGGCGCCATCATAGAGAGCATGAAGATTGTGGAAGATGGAGTTTTCCAGGAGGAGTTACTCTAcgaggcgatggtggtggccccGAGTCGATACCCTGGCTGCGAGGGTGCCCGGTCGTTCCAAGACAACGTCACCGGCATCAAAGCccaagcggcggcgaaccAGAAAGGGAACAGCCTCATCGCATCCTTGATAAAGGAGTATACGCTGGACACCGTCATG AAGTCCAAACAGCCTCCGAGAATGCCGTCAGGGACTTTTTCAAGAAGATTGCGCGCCAAAAAGGACGGGGCGTATTTGAAGCGGAGAGACTTTATGGACGACGGGTCGAGGATAAGATTGCAAATCAGGATTAACCCAGAGACTGGCAGCGCGGACTTTGACTTTACTGGGACGAGTCCCCAAGCCTACCGCGCGTCTCTCAGAT GCAATTGGAACGCCCCTCAGGCCGTCTGCAACGCAGGCATTATATACACGCTCCGCtgtctcgtcgacgccgagattCCACTCAATCAGGGCTGCATACTCCccgtcaacgccatcatcccCGAGGGCAGCCTCCTCAAGCCGTCCAAGGACGCAGCCGTAGCGGCAGGCAACGGCCTAACCAaccagcgcctcgtcgacgtcatcCTGAAGGCCTTTGAGGTCTGCGCGGCAAGCAACGGCTGCATGGCCAACTTCACCTTTGGGCTCGCCCAgaaggacggcgtcgccggcggcggcttcggaTACTACGAGACCATAGcgggaggcagcggcgccggcccgtggtgggtcggcgaggacggcatccACTGCCACATGACCAACACGCGCATCACGGACGCGGAGGTCCTGGAGCGTCGGTATCCCGTCTTGCTGAGAGAGTTTAGCCTCCGCGTGGGCagtggaggggagggcaggTTTAGAGGTGGGATGGGGGTGAATAGAGAGATCGAGTTCCTGATCGACATGCATGCGGGGATCCTCTCTGAGCGCCGGGTGTTCCAGCCGTACGGGATGGTGGGTGGGTTGCCGGGTGCGAGGGGAGAGAATCTCTGGCTCCGACGCAACGGACAGTTGATTAATGTTGGAGGCAAGGCCGCGTGTTACGTCAAGGCCGGTGATCGCATGCGGATCTCTACGCCGGGAGGTGGCGGCTATGGCACGCCGGTGCATTCAGCGGGGGGCGATTAG
- a CDS encoding uncharacterized protein (COG:S~SECRETED:SignalP(1-18~SECRETED:cutsite=GDA-AS~SECRETED:prob=0.6818)~EggNog:ENOG503P4DE), whose translation MKPASAALTLLLAGLGDAASWDVTVGKGGKLKFDPETVAARTGDTITYHFFSKNHTVTQSSFDKPCQLLDKGGFFSGFTPTASDSVEAPTTFTITINDTKPVWVYCSQTTGNHCQSGMVHAINAPTMGNTLDAYKEKAKGAPTSAAPANGLPVGGTRVLHVDVGLNGLTFTPNNVTELPGTVVEFNFNPKNHSVVQSSFDKPCQPLDGGGFSSGFIPTSSPKPGVQFQVVINDTKPIWYYCAQTTGNHCQSGMVGSINAALTGDKTFDAFKVVASKASPPSTIPPHAPLGGSLSVNGSLIASLNGSVLALPAWKDYVSQIPKPGQNDQWMMGVAGGGAIANYNWGNNKTLSDDATRRLQLLHYMDNALLVYLTTGVGKLTGGAWAGVYPETIVGLFRSMGAQAYFHRSTASDVLQHFNKPMPDVCEFNWPRSGSDDDNADNYVQAVLTLIMLEIGLLLDTVTTAASTDPWLAPCLASAIGAKSRMAGVIGLMRNHTAVPAPREVALSPNLVYSYLQKKYIRSCPSETLQSWNTPLPPLNITGRVNNPATGLLTTIQVSLEQSDKQPYYLAFLGPWGQVLYSPLSKDGVAEVPRDLYAYVWVVVTHEKDMTLRNLFSSSVAGPEMIWVSKP comes from the exons ACAGTCATCGTTTGACAAGCCATGTCAACTCCTCGACAAAGGCGGCTTCTTCTCGGGCTtcacgccgacggcctcggaCAGCGTCGAGGCGCCGACCACcttcaccatcaccatcaacgACACGAAGCCGGTGTGGGTATACTGCTCGCAAACGACCGGGAACCACTGCCAGAGCGGCATGGTGCACGCCATCAACGC ACCGACCATGGGAAACACTCTGGATGCCTACAAGGAGAAAGCCAAGGGCGCACCGACGAGCGCAGCTCCGGCGAATGGCCTGCCTGTGGGTGGCACGCGCGTCCTACACGTTGATGTCGGCCTCAACGGCTTGACTTTCACACCCAACAACGTCACCGAGCTGCCAGGGACTGTTGTCGAGTTTAACTTTAATCCAAAG AACCATTCCGTTGTCCAATCGTCCTTTGACAAGCCGTGCCAGCCGCTTGACGGAGGCGGGTTCAGCAGCGGCTTCATACctacctcgtcgccgaagccCGGTGTCCAGTTCCAGGTGGTCATCAACGACACCAAGCCCATCTGGTACTATTGCGCCCAGACCACGGGGAATCACTGCCAGAGCGGCATGGTTGGCAGCATCAATGC TGCTCTGACCGGAGACAAGACGTTTGACGCATTCAAGGTCGTCGCCTCCAAGGCATCACCTCCGAGCACGATCCCTCCCCACGCGCCGCTGGGCGGTTCTCTGAGCGTCAACGGCAGCCTCATCGCCTCGCTGAACGGCAGCGTCCTCGCGCTCCCCGCCTGGAAGGACTACGTCTCGCAGATCCCCAAGCCCGGCCAGAACGACCAGTGGATGAtgggcgtggccggcggcggcgccatcgccaactACAACTGgggcaacaacaagacgCTGTCCGACGACGCGACCCGtcggctgcagctgctgcactACATGGACAACGCGCTGCTCGTCTACCTGACCACGGGCGTCGGCAAGCTCACCGGcggggcgtgggcgggcgtctACCCCGAGaccatcgtcggcctcttcCGGTCCATGGGGGCGCAGGCCTACTTCCACcggtcgacggccagcgacGTGTTGCAGCACTTTAACAAGCCCATGCCGGATGTGTGCGAGTTCAACTGGCCTCGTTCaggctccgacgacgacaatgccGACAACTACGTCCAGGCTGTGCTCACGCTCATCATGCTCGAGatcggcctcctcctcgacaccgtcaccacggcggcgtcgacggaccCCTGGCTGGCGCCGTGCCTCGCGTCCGCCATCGGGGCCAAGTCGCGCATggccggcgtcatcggcctcATGCGGAACCacaccgccgtgcccgcaCCCCGCGAGGTCGCCCTCTCCCCGAACCTGGTGTACTCGTACCTCCAGAAGAAGTACATACGCTCGTGCCCCTCTGAGACGCTGCAGTCGTGGAACacgccgctcccgccgctcaaCATCACGGGACGTGTCAACAACCCCGCGACGGGCCTCCTCACGACGATCCAGGTCTCTCTCGAGCAGAGCGACAAGCAGCCCTACTACCTCGCGTTCCTGGGGCCGTGGGGGCAGGTCTTGTACTCGCCGCTCAGCAAGGACGGCGTTGCGGAGGTGCCCCGCGACCTTTATGCGTATGTCTGGGTCGTCGTCACCCATGAGAAAGACATGACGCTCCGTAACTTGTTCAGCAGCTCAGTCGCGGGACCAGAGATGATTTGGGTGTCCAAGCCTTGA